In a genomic window of Gloeocapsopsis dulcis:
- a CDS encoding GH1 family beta-glucosidase, whose product MFRFPEKFLWGVATSAYQIEGAWNEDGKGQSIWDTFAHRPYTIHNNENGDIACNHYHQMPEDVALMKELGQQTYRFSISWSRVLPQGVGAINHKGLDFYDQLVDRLLDAEIIPNATLFHWDLPQALQDRGGWHNRDSVSWFCEYAQVMFARLGDRVPLWCTHNEPWSHAFQGHSFANHAPGIASAAQAYQTVHHLLLSHGRAVQLFRQEGYNGEIGIVLSFRHYLPASDSESDRAASQRAYDDKVSMFLQPLFRGHYPEHLINWLGTQAPQIHDGDLELIQQPIDYLGINYYYTLSISFASSGGLLKLKSAPFSAPGWGHTEMGWGVNPEGLKAVLLDIKENYGNLKVYITENGCALKDQSDATGLVADWGRVNYLRDHLRAIHEAIQTGANIQGYYLWSFLDNFEWSNGYRPRFGIVRIDFDTCKRIPKQSAYWYKEAIARNGIE is encoded by the coding sequence GTGTTCCGATTTCCAGAAAAATTTCTTTGGGGTGTTGCAACCTCTGCATACCAAATCGAAGGCGCATGGAACGAAGACGGGAAAGGACAAAGCATTTGGGATACTTTTGCGCACCGTCCTTACACAATACATAATAATGAAAACGGCGATATTGCCTGTAACCACTATCATCAAATGCCCGAAGATGTAGCTTTGATGAAAGAATTAGGACAACAGACGTATCGCTTTTCGATTTCTTGGTCGCGTGTACTGCCGCAAGGAGTAGGCGCAATTAACCATAAAGGGCTTGATTTCTACGATCAACTTGTAGATCGACTACTAGATGCAGAAATTATCCCCAACGCTACGCTATTTCATTGGGATTTGCCCCAAGCACTACAAGATCGAGGTGGTTGGCATAACCGCGATAGTGTCTCCTGGTTTTGCGAGTATGCGCAAGTCATGTTTGCCCGCTTAGGCGATCGCGTTCCATTATGGTGTACACACAATGAACCTTGGTCACACGCCTTTCAAGGACATAGCTTTGCGAATCATGCTCCAGGGATTGCCAGTGCGGCTCAAGCATATCAAACTGTACATCATCTATTGCTATCGCATGGCAGGGCAGTACAACTGTTTCGTCAAGAAGGCTACAACGGAGAAATTGGCATAGTTTTAAGCTTTAGGCATTATCTACCAGCCAGCGACAGTGAAAGCGATCGCGCTGCGTCTCAACGCGCCTATGATGACAAAGTGTCGATGTTTCTGCAACCGCTGTTTCGAGGACATTATCCAGAACATCTAATCAATTGGTTAGGTACGCAAGCGCCGCAGATTCATGATGGCGATTTAGAGTTAATTCAACAACCGATTGATTATTTAGGTATAAATTACTACTACACCTTATCAATATCTTTTGCCTCCAGTGGCGGTTTACTTAAGCTCAAATCTGCACCTTTTTCTGCTCCAGGTTGGGGACATACTGAAATGGGTTGGGGTGTTAATCCAGAGGGATTAAAAGCGGTATTGCTTGATATTAAAGAAAACTATGGCAACCTCAAGGTGTATATTACTGAAAATGGCTGTGCGCTGAAAGATCAATCTGATGCTACAGGCTTGGTTGCTGACTGGGGACGCGTTAATTATTTAAGAGATCACTTGCGGGCTATACATGAAGCAATTCAAACAGGCGCGAATATTCAAGGCTATTATCTTTGGAGTTTTTTAGATAACTTTGAGTGGTCAAATGGCTACCGACCACGCTTCGGTATTGTACGTATAGATTTTGATACGTGTAAACGTATTCCGAAACAAAGTGCTTATTGGTACAAAGAAGCGATCGCCCGAAATGGCATAGAGTAG
- a CDS encoding TIM barrel protein, producing MMQGIRVANAPCSWGDLGVQGLEGESIGYQQMLDELVETGYAGTDLGDWGYMPTDPDQLTTALERRNLTIISGYVPVAVNNPESHQQAEAQALKIARLLSAVADSSNSQKIRPFMVVMDQIGAVPVRTQNAGRVEPSMELSDEEWRKCIQGAERIARAIRDETGMRTTFHHHCASYLETPKEITRFLEQTDPNLIGLTLDTGHYAYGAATDDGQCVIDAFERFGDRIWHVHFKDCDFELAQASRQQGWDYFEVVRRGLFCELGKGGVDFPGVVSWLREHNYDGWIVVEQDVLPGMGTPKQSAQRNREYLKQLGL from the coding sequence ATGATGCAGGGAATTCGCGTTGCTAATGCCCCTTGTTCTTGGGGTGATTTGGGAGTGCAAGGACTTGAGGGTGAAAGTATTGGTTATCAGCAAATGTTGGATGAGCTAGTGGAAACTGGCTATGCTGGTACTGATTTAGGTGATTGGGGATATATGCCTACAGATCCAGATCAGTTAACAACTGCACTTGAGCGCCGTAATCTCACAATCATCAGTGGCTATGTGCCAGTAGCAGTCAATAATCCAGAATCACATCAACAAGCTGAAGCACAGGCTCTCAAAATTGCTCGATTGCTATCAGCAGTTGCAGATTCGAGTAACAGTCAAAAAATCCGCCCTTTCATGGTGGTGATGGATCAAATTGGTGCTGTTCCTGTACGAACGCAAAATGCAGGAAGAGTTGAGCCAAGTATGGAGTTAAGTGATGAGGAGTGGCGTAAATGCATTCAGGGTGCAGAACGTATTGCACGTGCGATTCGGGATGAAACAGGAATGCGGACAACTTTTCACCATCATTGCGCTTCTTATCTAGAGACACCAAAAGAAATTACCCGTTTTCTAGAGCAAACTGACCCAAATTTGATTGGACTCACTTTAGACACTGGACACTATGCTTATGGTGCGGCGACAGATGACGGACAGTGCGTGATAGACGCTTTTGAGCGCTTTGGCGATCGCATCTGGCACGTACATTTTAAAGACTGTGACTTTGAACTTGCCCAAGCCTCTCGCCAACAGGGTTGGGATTATTTTGAGGTTGTGCGTCGCGGGCTATTCTGCGAACTTGGCAAAGGCGGCGTAGATTTTCCAGGGGTAGTTTCTTGGCTACGCGAACACAACTACGACGGTTGGATTGTTGTTGAACAAGATGTGCTTCCTGGCATGGGAACTCCTAAACAAAGTGCTCAACGCAACCGAGAATATTTAAAGCAATTGGGATTGTAA
- a CDS encoding methyltransferase yields the protein MTTTLAQKTNNMEAKKKIFGIIQAFWESQCLYVATRLDIFNILSEGSQSIETLAEKTATKVDKLYIILRALGHLGVLEEQPGRVFAATEVSELLITNAGPSIGHFAMHIIEPAQWDAWKVLETCLHTGEVPFERANGKTVYEFTRDEDWSGDVFIKAMSFLTDHAVDALLEVFDFSRFNTVMDVGGGQGGLISKIVKRFGCKGILFDLPYVTETAPAYIEKQGVAANALQIVTGDVFQGLPTGADAIVMKYFLSSWKDEDALMILRHCREALPKHGKVVLLQCIVPDLGEPTVCPDGIIPSLFATQIMVAVPGGAWRTQKEYERLFTASGFQLENVVHTGTNLSALEFGLVD from the coding sequence ATGACAACTACACTTGCTCAAAAAACTAACAACATGGAAGCCAAAAAGAAAATTTTTGGCATAATTCAAGCTTTCTGGGAAAGTCAGTGTTTATACGTAGCAACCCGTCTAGATATCTTTAATATATTGTCCGAAGGATCGCAAAGTATTGAAACCTTAGCAGAAAAAACTGCAACTAAAGTAGACAAACTCTATATTATCTTGCGTGCTTTAGGACACTTAGGAGTCTTAGAAGAACAGCCAGGAAGAGTTTTTGCTGCTACAGAAGTGTCTGAACTGCTGATTACAAATGCTGGACCTTCAATTGGTCATTTTGCGATGCACATTATTGAACCAGCACAGTGGGATGCTTGGAAAGTGTTGGAGACTTGTTTACATACTGGTGAAGTGCCGTTTGAGCGTGCTAATGGCAAGACGGTTTATGAGTTTACACGAGATGAAGACTGGAGTGGCGATGTTTTCATCAAAGCTATGAGTTTCTTAACCGATCATGCTGTTGATGCATTGCTCGAGGTTTTTGATTTTAGCCGCTTTAATACAGTGATGGATGTCGGTGGTGGTCAAGGCGGACTCATTTCTAAGATTGTCAAGCGCTTTGGCTGTAAAGGGATCTTATTTGATTTACCGTATGTTACAGAAACAGCACCCGCATATATTGAAAAACAGGGTGTTGCGGCTAATGCACTCCAAATTGTAACAGGTGATGTCTTTCAAGGGTTGCCGACTGGGGCTGATGCCATTGTGATGAAGTATTTCTTATCTTCATGGAAAGATGAGGATGCTCTGATGATACTGCGTCATTGTAGAGAAGCACTACCAAAACATGGCAAGGTAGTTTTATTACAGTGTATTGTTCCAGATTTAGGTGAGCCGACAGTTTGCCCTGATGGAATAATTCCATCACTATTTGCTACACAAATTATGGTGGCAGTTCCTGGCGGTGCGTGGCGTACTCAGAAAGAATATGAACGCTTATTTACAGCGAGTGGTTTCCAACTCGAAAATGTCGTGCATACAGGAACTAATCTCTCAGCACTGGAATTTGGTTTAGTCGATTGA
- the thrS gene encoding threonine--tRNA ligase → MSASQSPAQQQAGIQLPRTSESETLKKIRHTASHVMAMAVQKLFPKAQVTIGPWIENGFYYDFDNPEPFTEKDLKAIQKEMVKIINRKLPVIREEVSREEAERRIQAINEPYKLEILEDIKQEPITIYHLGEEWWDLCAGPHVENTNELNPKAIELESVAGAYWRGDETKAQLQRIYATAWESPEQLAEYKRRKEEALRRDHRKLGKELGLFIFSDEVGPGLPLWTPKGTILRSVLEDFLKQEQVNRGYQPVVTPHISRVELFKISGHWQKYKDDLFPMMGEKEEEGFVLKAMNCPFHIQIYKSELRSYRELPLRLAEFGTVYRYEQSGELGGLTRVRGFTQDDAHLFVTPEQLDSEFLNVVDLILSVIKSLRLDQNFKARLSFRDPTSDKYIGSDDAWNKAETAIRRAVETLGMDHFEGIGEAAFYGPKLDFIVRDALEREWQLGTVQVDYNLPERFDLEYVAEDGTRKRPVMIHRAPFGSLERLIGILIEEYAGDFPLWLAPVQVRLLPVSDAQRDFAIDVAAQMRAVGIRAEADKSNERLGKLIRNAEKEKIPVMAVVGAKEVEANSLSIRTRATGELGVMPVDDVLHKIKDAIANHDNF, encoded by the coding sequence ATGTCTGCCTCTCAATCTCCTGCACAGCAGCAAGCTGGGATTCAATTGCCGCGTACTAGTGAATCGGAGACTTTGAAGAAAATTCGTCATACTGCGTCTCATGTCATGGCGATGGCAGTACAGAAGTTATTTCCCAAGGCGCAAGTGACGATTGGGCCTTGGATTGAAAACGGCTTTTATTACGACTTTGACAATCCAGAACCATTTACTGAAAAAGATTTAAAAGCCATCCAAAAAGAGATGGTAAAAATTATTAATCGGAAATTGCCAGTCATTCGCGAAGAAGTCAGCCGCGAAGAAGCAGAACGCAGAATTCAAGCAATTAATGAGCCATACAAATTAGAAATCCTGGAAGATATTAAGCAAGAACCGATTACGATTTATCATTTAGGAGAAGAGTGGTGGGATTTGTGCGCAGGTCCCCACGTCGAGAATACAAATGAACTTAATCCCAAAGCGATTGAATTAGAAAGTGTTGCTGGGGCGTACTGGCGCGGTGATGAAACTAAAGCACAATTGCAACGAATCTATGCTACAGCGTGGGAATCTCCAGAGCAACTTGCAGAGTACAAGCGCCGCAAAGAAGAGGCTCTACGACGCGATCACCGCAAGTTAGGCAAAGAACTAGGACTCTTTATCTTTAGTGATGAAGTTGGTCCTGGTTTACCATTGTGGACACCAAAAGGAACTATTCTGCGTAGTGTCTTAGAAGACTTTTTGAAGCAAGAACAAGTAAATCGAGGCTATCAACCTGTTGTTACCCCACATATTAGTCGGGTGGAATTGTTCAAAATATCAGGTCACTGGCAGAAATACAAAGATGACTTGTTCCCGATGATGGGTGAGAAGGAAGAGGAAGGCTTTGTCTTAAAAGCAATGAACTGCCCTTTTCACATCCAGATTTATAAAAGTGAGTTACGTTCCTATCGGGAATTACCGTTGCGCTTAGCGGAATTTGGCACAGTATATCGCTACGAACAATCAGGGGAACTGGGAGGACTAACGCGGGTACGCGGCTTTACTCAAGATGACGCGCATTTGTTTGTGACGCCGGAACAGTTAGATAGTGAATTTCTCAACGTCGTAGATTTAATTTTGTCTGTCATTAAGAGTTTGCGACTCGACCAAAACTTTAAAGCCCGACTGAGTTTTCGCGATCCAACGTCAGATAAATATATTGGTTCTGACGATGCGTGGAACAAAGCTGAAACCGCGATTCGTCGTGCCGTAGAAACCTTGGGAATGGATCACTTTGAGGGGATCGGAGAAGCCGCATTTTATGGTCCCAAGCTTGATTTTATTGTCCGAGATGCGCTAGAACGTGAGTGGCAACTTGGTACAGTGCAAGTCGATTACAACTTGCCCGAACGATTTGATTTAGAGTACGTTGCAGAGGATGGTACGCGCAAGCGTCCGGTAATGATTCACCGCGCACCTTTTGGTTCCTTGGAGCGATTAATCGGGATTTTGATTGAAGAGTATGCAGGAGATTTTCCTTTATGGTTGGCTCCAGTACAAGTGCGATTATTACCAGTAAGTGACGCGCAACGGGATTTTGCAATAGATGTTGCAGCCCAAATGCGTGCTGTTGGAATTCGTGCAGAAGCAGATAAAAGCAATGAGCGACTTGGTAAACTAATTCGCAATGCAGAAAAGGAAAAAATTCCTGTGATGGCAGTTGTTGGTGCCAAGGAAGTTGAAGCGAATAGCTTGAGTATTCGTACTCGTGCTACGGGAGAGTTAGGAGTTATGCCTGTGGATGACGTATTGCATAAAATTAAGGATGCGATCGCTAACCACGATAACTTCTAA
- a CDS encoding DUF2605 domain-containing protein — translation MLNSNLPEPELLKTILQPLLEDFQYWFERSRHLLETERIAFLDKQQQFDLLERVKQAQQEVNSAQMLFQVTGGQVGIDMAVMMPWHQLLTECWKVGMRFRSEQSHN, via the coding sequence ATGCTTAATTCCAATCTACCGGAACCTGAATTGCTCAAAACCATATTGCAACCGCTGCTTGAGGATTTTCAGTATTGGTTTGAGCGATCGCGCCACCTTCTAGAAACCGAACGAATCGCTTTTCTAGATAAACAGCAACAGTTCGACTTGCTTGAGCGCGTTAAGCAAGCACAGCAGGAGGTAAATTCAGCACAAATGTTGTTTCAAGTAACAGGGGGACAAGTAGGTATTGATATGGCAGTCATGATGCCGTGGCATCAGTTGCTTACAGAATGCTGGAAAGTTGGGATGCGATTTCGTTCAGAGCAATCTCATAATTAA
- a CDS encoding O-methyltransferase has translation MTTVNETIEYNEQLSQYIRNLFVVEDETLQQIRERPPKEGLPPHDINPEEGRFLQLLVRASNAKSAVEFGTLVGYSSIWIARGLAPGGKLFTFEKEPMCVDIAKENFAKANVAHQIEILCGDAHTLVDSIAEAPFDFVFIDAEKTGYIDYFDWALENTRPGGFIVAHNVFLHRTILDSDTTDEGVKAMQMFHKHVAASNRVMSTVFPAGDGTLVAVTA, from the coding sequence ATGACCACAGTCAACGAGACGATCGAATACAACGAGCAACTCAGTCAATATATTCGCAACTTATTCGTTGTTGAAGATGAAACCTTACAACAAATTCGCGAACGACCACCAAAAGAGGGTTTACCTCCCCACGACATTAACCCAGAAGAAGGGCGCTTTCTGCAACTGTTGGTTCGCGCTAGCAATGCAAAATCGGCAGTAGAGTTTGGCACACTTGTAGGGTATAGCAGTATTTGGATTGCCCGTGGCTTAGCACCAGGTGGTAAATTGTTCACCTTTGAGAAAGAACCAATGTGCGTGGACATTGCTAAAGAGAATTTTGCCAAAGCCAATGTTGCTCACCAAATAGAGATTCTTTGTGGCGATGCTCACACCTTAGTTGATTCTATTGCTGAAGCACCTTTTGATTTCGTGTTCATCGACGCGGAAAAGACAGGTTACATTGATTACTTTGATTGGGCATTAGAAAATACCCGTCCTGGCGGGTTTATTGTTGCTCATAACGTATTCCTCCACCGCACCATCCTTGATTCCGATACAACCGATGAAGGAGTCAAAGCAATGCAGATGTTCCATAAACACGTTGCTGCCTCTAACCGTGTCATGAGTACTGTATTTCCGGCAGGAGATGGAACTCTTGTTGCGGTAACTGCCTAA
- a CDS encoding glycosyltransferase: protein MEITILAIGSRGDVQPYVALGLGLQAAGHQIQIASYARFADFVRSHGLNFAAVGTNPQQYIQALAKNVDYWQIFCDNLEQLLEDCWSCCQGTEAIIYSQVALPGYHIAEKLQVPCFAAFTNPLTRTRAFPHPLYTTPINFGGTYNWLTYVVHEQLRWQSVRKKINRWRQDLNLPLIPFTGFYSQLQQRQIPILHCFSPTVIPKPKDWSDGAYVTGYWFLKEFQWQPPADLVDFIQSGTPPIYIGFGSMSERNPETVTSLVLDALMQTKQRGILLSNWGGLQNVSLPDNVFPITGNIPHDWLFPLCRAVVHHGGAGTTAAALRAGVPSIVIPFGVDQPFWGQRVADLGVGTLPISQKELTRDQFVAAIQNVICNKNMRVTARALGDRIRAEDGVKRAVEIIQSYLHF, encoded by the coding sequence ATGGAAATTACGATCTTAGCAATTGGTAGTCGAGGTGATGTGCAGCCCTATGTAGCGTTAGGGCTAGGTTTACAAGCAGCTGGTCATCAAATACAAATTGCGTCTTATGCTCGATTTGCGGATTTTGTGCGCAGTCACGGATTAAACTTTGCAGCAGTAGGCACAAATCCCCAACAATATATCCAAGCTTTGGCAAAAAATGTTGATTACTGGCAAATCTTCTGCGATAACTTAGAACAACTTTTAGAAGATTGTTGGAGTTGCTGTCAAGGCACAGAAGCCATTATTTATTCTCAAGTTGCCTTACCTGGCTATCATATTGCCGAAAAGTTACAAGTACCATGCTTTGCGGCGTTTACCAATCCATTAACTCGGACGCGGGCATTTCCCCACCCACTTTACACAACTCCGATCAACTTCGGTGGCACTTACAACTGGTTAACGTATGTCGTTCACGAACAACTACGTTGGCAATCAGTACGAAAAAAGATTAATCGCTGGCGACAGGACTTAAACTTACCACTGATACCTTTTACAGGTTTTTACTCTCAACTACAACAGCGGCAAATACCAATTCTTCATTGTTTCAGCCCGACTGTGATTCCCAAGCCGAAAGATTGGTCAGATGGGGCATATGTTACGGGCTATTGGTTTCTAAAAGAGTTCCAATGGCAACCACCAGCAGATTTAGTTGATTTTATTCAATCAGGAACACCACCAATTTATATCGGTTTTGGTAGCATGAGCGAACGAAATCCAGAAACTGTAACAAGTTTAGTGCTAGATGCCTTGATGCAAACAAAACAGCGCGGCATTTTGCTTTCCAATTGGGGAGGGCTACAAAATGTTAGTTTGCCAGACAATGTATTTCCAATTACTGGTAACATTCCTCATGATTGGCTGTTTCCTCTGTGTCGTGCGGTAGTCCATCACGGTGGCGCGGGAACAACAGCCGCAGCTTTACGTGCAGGTGTTCCTTCGATAGTTATTCCCTTTGGTGTCGATCAACCTTTTTGGGGACAGCGAGTTGCAGATTTAGGTGTAGGAACACTGCCAATTTCCCAAAAAGAACTCACCCGCGATCAGTTTGTGGCAGCAATTCAAAATGTAATTTGCAATAAAAATATGAGGGTTACTGCCCGTGCTTTAGGCGATCGCATTCGTGCAGAAGATGGAGTCAAACGGGCGGTAGAGATTATTCAAAGTTATTTACATTTTTAG
- a CDS encoding ATP-grasp domain-containing protein yields MESVQTIRKQTFALLKSLSTLTLLLLAFPFSLSIVVVTLLWSSLTSLFQQRRLQAENPKRILLTGAKMTKCLTLARSFHAAGHRVFMVETKKYWLSGNQFSNCVAALYTVPAPQHDAEGYIQGLLDIVKQEKIDLFIPVSSPVASYYDSLAKPALSPYCEVFAFDAETTKLLDNKFTFNQKAHSVGLSAPKTFLITDPEQVLQFDFASDGSQYILKSIAYDSINRLALLKLPCSADKMAEYVYALPISEANPWIMQEFLKGQEYCTHAVARDGQLLLYACAKSCDFLVNYEHDYNPAILDWVTRFVKELNLTGQICLDFIQAADGTVYPIECNPRTSTCITMFHDQPKVVADAYLSSSAPPKEPVQPLPDSKPTYWTFHELWRLLNIKSWQDLQHRLSIIFNGIDPVFHPRDPLPFLGVNHWQIPLLILYNVRQFKGWERIDFNIGKLVQLGGD; encoded by the coding sequence ATGGAATCAGTACAAACTATCCGCAAGCAGACTTTTGCTTTACTCAAAAGCCTCAGCACCTTAACTTTACTTTTACTTGCTTTTCCATTCTCTTTGAGCATTGTTGTTGTCACGCTGTTATGGAGTTCGCTGACAAGTTTATTTCAACAGCGTCGCCTACAGGCAGAGAATCCGAAGAGGATCTTGCTCACTGGTGCCAAGATGACAAAATGCTTAACCCTGGCGCGATCGTTTCATGCCGCTGGGCATCGCGTTTTCATGGTAGAAACCAAAAAGTACTGGTTATCAGGCAATCAGTTTTCCAACTGCGTAGCAGCTTTATACACTGTTCCTGCGCCACAACATGACGCTGAAGGTTACATCCAAGGGCTACTGGATATTGTCAAGCAAGAAAAAATTGATCTGTTCATTCCCGTCTCTAGCCCAGTTGCTAGTTATTACGACTCTTTAGCCAAACCAGCATTGTCGCCCTATTGCGAGGTGTTTGCTTTTGATGCTGAGACAACTAAGCTACTAGACAACAAGTTCACTTTCAACCAAAAAGCACATTCTGTAGGGCTATCTGCTCCGAAAACCTTCTTAATTACAGATCCAGAACAGGTTCTCCAATTTGACTTTGCATCTGACGGCAGCCAGTACATTCTTAAAAGCATTGCCTACGACTCAATTAACCGCTTGGCTTTGCTCAAATTGCCCTGTTCTGCTGACAAAATGGCTGAATATGTTTATGCTTTGCCAATTAGTGAGGCAAATCCCTGGATTATGCAGGAGTTTCTCAAAGGGCAAGAGTATTGTACTCACGCTGTTGCTAGAGATGGGCAGTTACTGCTTTATGCTTGTGCCAAATCTTGCGATTTCTTGGTGAACTACGAGCATGACTATAATCCCGCAATTCTCGATTGGGTGACTCGTTTCGTCAAAGAACTCAACCTGACAGGACAAATTTGTTTAGACTTTATTCAAGCAGCGGATGGCACAGTTTATCCCATTGAATGTAATCCGCGAACGAGTACCTGCATCACAATGTTCCACGACCAACCGAAGGTAGTGGCAGATGCTTACCTCAGTAGTAGTGCGCCACCAAAAGAACCCGTGCAGCCTTTACCTGATAGTAAGCCTACTTATTGGACATTCCATGAGCTTTGGCGGTTACTGAATATTAAGTCTTGGCAAGATCTTCAGCATCGGCTCAGCATTATTTTCAATGGCATAGACCCAGTTTTTCATCCTCGCGATCCACTGCCATTTCTTGGAGTCAACCACTGGCAAATTCCTTTGCTAATTCTTTACAACGTGCGTCAATTTAAAGGCTGGGAACGCATTGACTTTAACATTGGCAAGCTAGTGCAGTTGGGAGGCGATTAA
- a CDS encoding sedoheptulose 7-phosphate cyclase produces MSAKWSVKTQLPVHYTVFESFDLFNPENNALLFDGQNSSLQSLRRVVVVDDYVERLHGERIRQYFQYHEIEYRLISLSVSEDNKSMDTVFQVIEELNAFEVSRRSEPVIAIGGGVLMDIVGLAANLFRRGIPYIRVPTTLLGVVDAAIGAKTAVNFQGHKNRIGTFYPPLAAILDTTLLQTLSDRQISNGIAEILKIALVKDAELFVLLENHGAAMLSSKCQNPEAMPIIQRSVQGMLEDLESNLWEEKLERLVDYGHTFCPTLELKAVPKLLHGEAVAVDMAISVMLAYQRSLVSYQEVERVYNLMHSLRLPLLHPICTPELLFAALQSTTKHRNGLQRFPLTVGIGSAQFFHDITYEEIKTAVKAIGQLEPDAAMQTSL; encoded by the coding sequence ATGAGTGCCAAGTGGTCAGTCAAGACACAATTACCAGTTCATTACACTGTATTTGAGAGTTTCGACCTATTCAATCCTGAAAACAACGCATTGTTGTTCGATGGGCAGAATTCGAGCCTACAGTCTTTGCGTCGAGTCGTTGTTGTAGATGACTATGTTGAACGTCTTCACGGAGAACGTATTCGCCAGTACTTTCAGTATCACGAAATTGAATACCGCTTGATCTCGCTTTCAGTATCTGAAGACAATAAGTCGATGGACACGGTTTTTCAGGTAATTGAAGAACTTAATGCTTTTGAAGTTTCACGGCGATCAGAACCAGTGATTGCAATTGGTGGCGGCGTACTGATGGATATTGTCGGCTTGGCTGCTAACCTTTTTCGACGGGGAATTCCATATATCCGTGTTCCTACAACCTTACTAGGAGTTGTCGATGCGGCAATTGGTGCCAAAACAGCGGTAAATTTTCAAGGTCATAAAAACCGCATTGGAACATTTTATCCTCCACTTGCGGCAATACTTGATACAACGCTGTTACAAACCTTAAGTGACAGACAAATTAGTAATGGTATTGCCGAGATCTTAAAAATTGCACTCGTTAAAGACGCAGAATTATTTGTGTTATTGGAAAATCACGGCGCAGCAATGCTGAGTAGCAAGTGCCAAAATCCAGAAGCCATGCCAATTATTCAGCGTTCGGTGCAAGGAATGTTAGAAGATTTGGAATCAAATTTATGGGAGGAGAAACTCGAAAGACTCGTAGATTACGGTCACACTTTCTGCCCTACGCTAGAGTTGAAAGCTGTACCAAAACTATTACACGGGGAAGCTGTTGCCGTTGATATGGCAATTTCAGTGATGCTTGCCTATCAAAGAAGTTTAGTGTCTTATCAAGAAGTCGAACGCGTTTATAACTTGATGCACAGTCTGCGTTTACCGTTACTTCATCCAATTTGTACACCCGAATTACTCTTTGCCGCATTACAAAGTACAACAAAACATCGCAATGGGCTACAACGCTTTCCATTAACTGTAGGAATTGGTTCAGCACAATTTTTCCACGATATTACCTACGAAGAAATCAAAACAGCTGTAAAAGCAATCGGGCAATTAGAACCAGACGCAGCAATGCAAACTTCTTTGTAA
- a CDS encoding DUF2973 domain-containing protein — MLHLLYILAFTILALIAVSNLIRNLFMFSRERDRTYPARSPQSNQGSYPASAHSVPHPELLDTSGNIIKDPLLVIRSISVEDARQQLDALYESSPGYKGENQEEA, encoded by the coding sequence ATGTTACACCTGCTTTACATTTTAGCTTTTACAATTCTTGCCTTAATTGCCGTCAGTAACTTAATTCGCAATCTCTTCATGTTTAGTCGGGAACGCGATAGAACGTATCCAGCGCGATCGCCGCAAAGTAACCAAGGCAGCTATCCTGCTTCTGCCCACTCTGTACCACATCCAGAGCTATTAGATACTTCCGGAAACATCATTAAAGATCCACTATTAGTAATTCGTTCAATCAGTGTTGAAGATGCTCGTCAACAACTTGATGCTCTCTACGAGTCTTCTCCTGGTTACAAAGGTGAAAATCAAGAGGAAGCATAA